The nucleotide window TGTGCCTACAGGAGCACCTCCAGATGCCTTTGGAGGTGGCCTAGGGACCCTAGGAGGCCTCTTCTCTATGTAGGCAAGTTTCATCTTGCTTATCGATTGAGAATCAACAGCCTTCCCATCACTAGATTGGTCGCCTGAATCACTAGAAACAACTGCCTTCTCTTTTATCTGTGCAAGTTTTGGTGGCAAAGTTATTGGTTTCTCTCTGTCTGGCTTTGCTCTAGACTCAAAGTTTGAATTGTCACCAAACCTTGCTGCTCTTGCTTGGTCCGCCTTTCCTTTTATCTGCTTCTCCCTCTCTAATGCCAACTTATGCCGGTCTTTGTATGCAGGATATTTTTCTTCAAGAACACCTTCAACTGATTTAGACATCAGTTTGAATGATGATGCAACAGAATTCAGCGACTCACCAGGTGAAACTTCTGTCCTAATAGGCGGAAGATTTGGCATTTCAGGAGAATCAGTTGGATCTTGCTCCatcatcccaaaagtagtgATGGCTACGGTATCACCTGTATTCCTTAGCATCAAGGCTTCTAATGGACCCCTAGGTCTATGGCTCATGCTTGTCCTGCCAGGAGAAGCTCCAGAAAAGGATCTGGCTGGAGAAGAAAGGGCACTGGAATCATCTTTGCTTCTGCCCCATTTCTTCAGCTTTTGGATCAAACTAGGCTTCTTACTGAGACTACTGTATCTGCTAGTTGAACTATCAATAGAAGCATTGTCAAAATCCTCACTTCCCGGAGAGGATGGGTGAGAGAAGTTGCTTTCAAGATCCATGTCTCCCTGCCCACGTTCTGATCCTGCATACTCTACCATCAGCTGTTTAGCCCTCTCTTGGGATCTGGGGCTTAGACTTTTGTTGAGATCACGGGCTGAAACTTTACCTGCAGGTGTTTGGTAGTTCCGGAGTTCAAACCTCAAGCATGCGTTGACCCAACGAAGGTATACTAGCTCTTCAACTTCACTGAACCTGTTCATTTGAAGTCCTTCCACTTGCTTTAACAGGTCTTCATTTGCATGCCTTAAATTATTAACCTCTTCTCTAGCATTTGCAACCATTTCACTCTATCACATTCCAAATAAAAGTAAAGTGAGAACAATAATAAGCATAATGCAACCTATTCCCACAACTATTTACAAACTCGTCCAAAGCAATTTCTGAATCACTTCATTACAGAAGAGTCACAACATgttatttcttttaaaaatctCGTATTGCTAAGATTCATGATGCAGAAACATGCTATCTTGGGCAATACAGCAAGCACATAAAACAGGTGTTCActacaaaataaaattcatatagTATTTCTGTCTTAAATCCAAGGTGAAGTACATTGACGCATGTTGTTTGCGGATGATATAGATCTAGTGGATAAGACAATATTGGGAGTTAACTCAAAACTCGAGATATGGAAGCAAGCCTAAGAGTCAAAAAGATTTAAATTGTGTAGGACAAAAGCAGAATGTATGAAATGTAAATTTAGTAAGAGCAAACAAGGGAATGAACAAACGATTGAATTAGATGAGAAAGAAGTAACAAAAAATAGATGACCTTTGtaataaaggctcggatgatgatcaTGATGAGTGTCTCTATCTTAAAAGGAGTTTGATAGTTTTCCCAGATGGCTGCATGAGTATGCAGCTGTTGTACTCATTCTAACAAAAACATGCCAGCAATTTTTGTATTGTACAAAACTGTACATTGAAATTAAACAAGAGACACAGGGTGAGGGGACTAGAAAGCAAGTTAAATGATGAAACACTAGACCTCTCGTAAACTTAAGGAGAAGAAAGCCCACATAAATATCTACAGATGTAACTACAGCTTTTACCTCTGACATACTTGAGAgggttgctattttagcttcaGCAGCATCCAGTTTGACAGTCAACTCCCTCTTTCCATGTTGAAGctctttatttttccttttaagtTCCACCACTTCGACCTCTAACTCCTTCACGGCCTTCAGCTTCTTTTCAATCTCAGCATCTTTCTTGatggtttcttcttctttcgcCTGCAGACTTGAGACTTGTTGTTTGAGCAACAATAGCTGGCCTTTTGTCTGATTAGCATCAAGCTGAATTTGCCTCTGAAGCTCCTTGATCTTTTTCCTTGCCAAATCCAGCTCCTTCATGGCAGATGCTCCCTGAGAAATCTCTTCTTGAAGCTTCTTTCTCTCAGCCTGCAAGGAGTTTATGGTAATATTCAGCATGTCAATCTCAACTGTCTTGATCTTGAGCTGCCTCTGCAACTCAGCAATGTCAGACTCCTGTTCTTTCAATCCATAGTACTCGAGCAGTTCACCTTCAAGCTTCACCTCTCTCTCCTCCAATTCTTTTACGAGGTTGCGCAATCTCTCCAGTTCACTTGCATTGTTAGCCATCTCAGTTTCAtaaactttttctctctccaaatTATTGAACTTATCACTGGGTAGGGGATATTCAATTTCTCCAGATAAAAGACCTTCAAATTCAGGTAGCATATCGTCATCGTCAGTATCAAGTGCATCACCATGAGCCCAGTTGAATACATTACTGATCAGTTtcacctcttcttcctcctcttcttccatACCCTACAATACGTAAGAGAAAAACTAAGGATAGTCTACAATCTCCATGAAATATAAGAAGGATTTGCCTACTGTACAGATACTCAAAAGGACATGCTAATGTTATTGACACAGTTTCATATATACTCACATCGTTCTCTTTGAGACATTTATCAGAATATGTGAACTGCTCTTTATCTTCCTGTTCAAGCTGATGCTGTTGCAAGCTTCCTTCACCATTTTCTGGATTACAGTTTCACCAGTAAAAAGATGAATACAACGGAATTAAGTGACAAAGACAATAGCAGGATGAAACGTTCATATTCTGGTTACCAAATTGACATAAATTTATGCCAGTTTTTTCCCCAAAAGCCAAAACCAATGAAGAAAGTTTCAGCTTGTTTCTAATAAAACTAGGGAAgccaaattaatcaaaaaataaTGACAAAAATACAAGCAGACTTAGCTACCTGCAGGCTCGGTTAAAGATGTAGATGACCTTGAAACCTTGATGCTGCGCTGCTTAACAGCAAAAGCTGCAATTGAAGCAGCAACCAGGAAACCTAACCTTACTATCATGTATGTATTGCTGACTGGAAATCTTTTGCCTCCTGCTCATCCATAGCCAGAGCCCAACTCCAAAACAACACTCCATGCATCTCTACCCTCCCCATAACTGAGCGCTCAGTCCATCTGGGTCCTGGAAATGCAACGGCAGGTACCCAGAATCTGTAATTGTGCAGAACTTAGCAAGGAAATCCTGGTGCAATTCTAACAAATACCAGGTTAGAAAATTTGCAGCTATATcccaatttaaaattaattgtcATATCCAACTATATGCATTTTGTCAGAGTCAAAACTACCATCTTATCTGGTTTATATACCTTTCAAGGAATATTTGGTCTGAAAGAAACAAATTCATGATAATAAGAATTACACCACAAATTGTCATGCTAAGAGCAACAACAACCACCAATAACTAATGGCCAGTTTCGCCCCAAAAGGATTCTACAATTTACTTATGGATGTATCTTGTATCTTACATTCTCAAGTTTATGAAGTTAAACAAag belongs to Tripterygium wilfordii isolate XIE 37 chromosome 2, ASM1340144v1, whole genome shotgun sequence and includes:
- the LOC120016978 gene encoding protein CHUP1, chloroplastic-like — encoded protein: MIVRLGFLVAASIAAFAVKQRSIKVSRSSTSLTEPAENGEGSLQQHQLEQEDKEQFTYSDKCLKENDGMEEEEEEEVKLISNVFNWAHGDALDTDDDDMLPEFEGLLSGEIEYPLPSDKFNNLEREKVYETEMANNASELERLRNLVKELEEREVKLEGELLEYYGLKEQESDIAELQRQLKIKTVEIDMLNITINSLQAERKKLQEEISQGASAMKELDLARKKIKELQRQIQLDANQTKGQLLLLKQQVSSLQAKEEETIKKDAEIEKKLKAVKELEVEVVELKRKNKELQHGKRELTVKLDAAEAKIATLSSMSESEMVANAREEVNNLRHANEDLLKQVEGLQMNRFSEVEELVYLRWVNACLRFELRNYQTPAGKVSARDLNKSLSPRSQERAKQLMVEYAGSERGQGDMDLESNFSHPSSPGSEDFDNASIDSSTSRYSSLSKKPSLIQKLKKWGRSKDDSSALSSPARSFSGASPGRTSMSHRPRGPLEALMLRNTGDTVAITTFGMMEQDPTDSPEMPNLPPIRTEVSPGESLNSVASSFKLMSKSVEGVLEEKYPAYKDRHKLALEREKQIKGKADQARAARFGDNSNFESRAKPDREKPITLPPKLAQIKEKAVVSSDSGDQSSDGKAVDSQSISKMKLAYIEKRPPRVPRPPPKASGGAPVGTNANPSSGVPRAPPLPPPPPPLGAGPPRPPPPPGSLLKGAGSGDKVHRSPELVEFYQSLMKREAKKDAPSLTSSTSNVPDIRSNMIGEIENRSSFLLAVKADVESQGDFVQSLATEVRSASFTNIDDLVAFVSWLDEELSFLVDERAVLKHFDWPEGKADALREAAFEYQDLMQLEKQVSSFVDDPNLPCEAALKKMYKLLEKVEQSVYALLRTRDMAVSRYREFGIPVDWLSDSGVVGKIKLSSVQLARKYMKRVASELDSLDGHEKEPNREFLVLQGVRFAFRVHQFAGGFDAESMKAFEELRSRVGSQTGEDNKQEA